The Phycisphaerales bacterium AB-hyl4 genome contains a region encoding:
- a CDS encoding sugar-binding protein has protein sequence MDQVKPLQSWWTGPDDLSALLRFQWDDDYLYLAAQVIDDVHFQPSVGGSTWLGDSIQIAFAVDGRFAYELTLARTADGDQVYAHRALQGETGLWDDVRFATRRIGQSCFYEAAIPWSRLAPLRPEQGQAIRMNFIVNDNDGAGRLGYLEARPGIGEQKRADECYDWPLHGPRRNRPEPPTPD, from the coding sequence GTGGATCAGGTCAAGCCGTTGCAGTCGTGGTGGACCGGCCCGGACGATCTGTCCGCACTGCTGCGGTTCCAGTGGGACGACGACTACCTCTACCTTGCGGCACAGGTGATCGATGACGTGCACTTCCAGCCGTCCGTCGGCGGAAGCACCTGGCTGGGCGACAGCATTCAGATCGCTTTCGCGGTGGACGGCCGATTCGCCTACGAACTGACACTCGCGCGCACGGCCGACGGCGACCAGGTCTACGCGCACCGTGCCCTGCAAGGCGAAACCGGTTTATGGGACGACGTGCGCTTTGCCACGCGACGCATCGGGCAATCGTGTTTCTATGAAGCGGCGATCCCGTGGTCACGCCTCGCACCGCTGCGCCCGGAGCAGGGGCAGGCCATCCGCATGAACTTCATCGTCAACGACAACGACGGCGCCGGCCGACTCGGCTACCTCGAAGCACGCCCCGGTATCGGTGAACAGAAACGGGCCGATGAATGTTACGACTGGCCTCTGCACGGCCCGCGCCGAAACCGACCAGAACCCCCCACGCCGGACTGA
- a CDS encoding DUF4838 domain-containing protein: MHEKGFSIMNIRRGMGSLASLVIAWSTVAMGATGVSTSLEGKAAEFLADRMAEPLEWQNSLHPDGEDRVEFSLFKEGRPGVAILLPVDPTPLDRTAAEKLSQWLEAMGGEAFPVVQEGAVSLEAYPHVISIGDTDLLRSVGVIEHSVLGRAGLGMDGYTIAYRDGDLFLLGGERIGPIYAVLALLEEDLGFRWYSPVANRVPDMPENGTVTVTPRSGTPAFQWREHTYWPAWRTTEGSELWNVQNRLSGINPTIRPEWGGHMKWARWWVHSFLGYVRPNDHFEEHPEWFSYRDGERQGQWNRTSLCLSNEEMRYYFVTRVREQLQENPDVRWVDLSPPDRDDMCLCDDCRMLRRRWGGKGGTVLHLANEVAEALEDEFPKVTFSPLVYWTTKGAPPRSVDIQARPNVVVKYCSDWTGIRHPYYSMRDVERDRSNFERWREISNGRLLLWHYTTFHYRRPVLDPQPTIDVFADNLRFWSENGVEMVYAESAHNAPQDRDIERAWIFSKLMWDPSLDVDALYEDVTRGYYGKAAPALLAYKDLLDLYFDTYGDRDMRRFWQVTVPEEEFLQHGFTEQANQIFEKAVTLADSDEILQRVKVAWLPVVFAEMLLLEDQMIEGQLPSEEALDSLIQRWQDLASACEPHKTTGVLDGFKSDKLADRLTNQYEAAMEGQEVVDERGESREGEAH; encoded by the coding sequence ATGCACGAAAAAGGTTTTTCCATCATGAACATCAGGCGAGGAATGGGTTCGTTGGCATCTTTGGTCATCGCGTGGAGTACTGTCGCAATGGGAGCAACCGGCGTCTCGACCTCATTGGAAGGTAAGGCAGCGGAGTTTCTGGCCGATCGCATGGCGGAACCGCTTGAATGGCAAAATTCGCTCCATCCTGATGGGGAAGACCGGGTCGAATTCAGCCTTTTCAAAGAGGGACGCCCCGGGGTGGCGATTCTGCTCCCGGTGGACCCGACGCCGCTGGACAGGACGGCCGCCGAGAAATTGAGCCAGTGGCTTGAGGCGATGGGCGGCGAGGCGTTCCCCGTGGTGCAGGAAGGGGCAGTCTCCCTTGAGGCGTATCCGCACGTGATCAGCATCGGGGATACGGACCTGCTACGGAGTGTCGGCGTCATAGAACATTCGGTGCTCGGCCGAGCCGGACTGGGCATGGACGGGTACACCATCGCTTACCGCGACGGCGACCTGTTCCTGCTCGGTGGCGAACGCATCGGTCCTATTTATGCAGTTCTCGCGCTGTTGGAGGAGGACCTGGGGTTCCGGTGGTATTCACCGGTCGCCAACAGGGTGCCGGACATGCCGGAAAACGGCACCGTCACGGTCACCCCCCGATCCGGCACGCCGGCGTTCCAGTGGCGCGAACATACATACTGGCCTGCCTGGCGCACGACCGAGGGCAGCGAACTTTGGAATGTGCAGAATCGACTCAGCGGCATCAACCCGACGATCCGACCTGAATGGGGCGGCCACATGAAATGGGCGCGATGGTGGGTTCACAGCTTCCTGGGATATGTACGGCCGAATGATCATTTTGAAGAGCACCCCGAATGGTTCTCCTATCGGGACGGCGAACGCCAGGGGCAATGGAACAGAACCTCGTTGTGCCTGAGCAACGAAGAGATGCGCTACTATTTCGTGACGCGTGTGCGTGAGCAGTTGCAGGAAAATCCAGATGTGCGCTGGGTCGACCTGTCCCCGCCGGATCGCGATGACATGTGTCTTTGTGATGACTGCCGAATGCTTCGGCGACGCTGGGGCGGCAAGGGCGGAACGGTTCTCCACCTGGCCAACGAAGTGGCTGAAGCGTTGGAAGATGAATTCCCGAAGGTAACGTTCTCGCCGCTGGTTTACTGGACCACCAAAGGGGCCCCGCCCCGCTCCGTTGACATTCAGGCGCGCCCCAACGTGGTGGTGAAATACTGCAGCGACTGGACCGGCATCCGCCATCCCTATTATTCCATGCGCGATGTCGAAAGGGACCGCAGCAACTTCGAACGCTGGCGCGAAATCAGCAACGGTCGGCTCCTGTTGTGGCACTATACGACGTTCCACTACCGCAGGCCGGTGCTCGATCCACAGCCGACGATCGACGTCTTTGCCGACAATCTCCGATTCTGGAGCGAGAATGGCGTGGAAATGGTTTATGCAGAGTCGGCTCACAACGCGCCTCAGGATCGAGACATTGAACGAGCCTGGATCTTCAGCAAATTGATGTGGGATCCGAGCCTGGACGTCGATGCGCTATACGAGGATGTTACTCGCGGATACTACGGCAAAGCTGCTCCGGCACTGCTGGCGTACAAAGATCTGCTCGACCTCTATTTTGATACCTACGGCGATCGCGACATGAGAAGGTTCTGGCAGGTGACGGTCCCCGAAGAGGAGTTCCTGCAACACGGGTTTACGGAACAGGCGAACCAGATTTTCGAGAAGGCGGTGACCCTAGCCGATTCCGATGAGATCCTGCAACGGGTGAAAGTCGCCTGGCTACCGGTTGTGTTTGCGGAAATGCTGCTGTTGGAAGATCAGATGATCGAAGGTCAGCTACCTTCCGAGGAGGCGCTTGATTCGCTGATCCAACGATGGCAGGACCTGGCATCGGCGTGCGAGCCTCACAAGACGACAGGCGTTTTGGATGGGTTCAAATCGGATAAACTGGCCGACCGTCTGACGAATCAGTACGAAGCGGCAATGGAAGGGCAGGAAGTGGTTGACGAACGAGGTGAATCCCGAGAAGGCGAAGCGCACTGA
- a CDS encoding family 78 glycoside hydrolase catalytic domain: protein MDHTHLTPVALRCENRASPPAVDVANPRLGWTLHAPSDATRNSWQSAYQIQVASSLEKLAADTVDLWDSEKTASRRTTQVRYDGQPLASAQQCFWRVRVWDEADRQSGWSNPAVWTMGILSREAWQARWIGVEAAIPHPAPFFRYDFKVEKGIRRAHLYATACGLYRMHINGAALADNVLAPEWTDYHRRIQYQGYDVTDCLQRGDNVIGACVGDGWYAGRIGITFAVPGASPRGIYGRHLALLAQLHIEFDDGEQCVIATDDGWRYSLKGPIRTADLLDGIHYDARQEMPGWDAAGFDDADWQPVVERKAPAGRLVAQANEPVRVGQRIAPQRMLEPVPGVYVFDLGQNVTGWVRLKLAGRRGQAIQLRHAEMLSEDGHIYTENLRTASQTDTYHCRGGGEEVFEPVFTYHGFQFVEVSGLSQRPALTDLEACAVWTSAPEAGDLTCSNTLYNQIFSNIRWTQRNNLIGVPTDCPQRDERMGWSADIQVFAQTGCFNQDLAATLTKWLDDFCDAQADDGRLPDFAPHPFDPNRCFSGTPGWGDAGPIVAWCLYRNYGDRDILRRLYEPTRRWIEWIHRMNPNLLWREARHNDYGEWLNADTFQFDHLPSQGADMPRDVLATAYFFRSTALLADMAQVLGRVEDAERYRGLADRIKGAFNDAYVNREGRIVGDTQAGYAIALSFGLLAEPLEKRAFDHMIRRFDDYDGHLSTGFIATVLLMNELTRRGRADLAHELLNKRTCPSWGYSVEQGATTVWERWDGFVRGKGFQDPNMNSFCHFAIGSVGEWMYRNVLGVDVDNTAEIGQLTVMPRPSRHVTWARGYHRTIHGRVSVDWAVQGDRLTLEVTTPANCETTIGILSSDMDRVRESGRTLREAPGLTFIGTRGAFALVRGGSGTYRFTSVCDPALLESADQTGCGLVTGKSASATASAGLTASVEQRRPGAVPTATG, encoded by the coding sequence ATGGATCATACTCACCTCACGCCGGTCGCACTGCGATGCGAGAATCGGGCCTCGCCGCCTGCGGTTGACGTGGCAAATCCGCGGCTGGGCTGGACGTTGCACGCCCCCTCAGATGCGACGCGCAACTCTTGGCAGAGTGCGTACCAGATTCAGGTTGCTTCCAGCCTGGAGAAGCTCGCCGCAGACACTGTGGACCTATGGGATTCCGAAAAGACAGCCTCCCGGCGGACAACGCAGGTTCGGTATGACGGCCAACCGCTGGCGTCGGCGCAGCAGTGCTTTTGGCGTGTGCGAGTCTGGGACGAGGCGGATCGGCAGTCCGGCTGGAGCAACCCCGCAGTATGGACGATGGGCATTCTCTCGCGGGAGGCTTGGCAGGCGCGATGGATTGGCGTGGAAGCGGCGATCCCTCATCCAGCCCCTTTCTTTCGCTATGACTTCAAGGTCGAGAAAGGGATTCGGCGGGCACACCTTTACGCGACAGCTTGTGGGCTGTATCGGATGCATATCAATGGTGCGGCGTTGGCGGACAACGTGCTCGCCCCCGAGTGGACCGACTACCACCGTCGCATTCAGTACCAGGGCTACGACGTCACGGATTGCCTGCAGCGCGGCGACAATGTGATCGGTGCTTGCGTGGGCGACGGCTGGTACGCCGGCCGTATCGGGATCACCTTCGCCGTGCCCGGCGCAAGTCCGCGTGGAATCTACGGCCGACATCTGGCGCTGCTGGCGCAGTTGCACATCGAGTTCGACGACGGCGAACAATGCGTCATCGCCACGGACGATGGTTGGCGGTATAGCCTCAAGGGCCCGATTCGTACGGCGGATCTGCTCGATGGCATTCATTACGACGCGCGGCAGGAGATGCCGGGCTGGGACGCAGCGGGTTTCGATGACGCCGATTGGCAACCGGTAGTAGAGCGCAAGGCGCCAGCCGGCAGGCTGGTCGCGCAGGCCAACGAGCCGGTGCGCGTCGGACAGCGCATCGCTCCGCAGCGCATGCTCGAGCCGGTTCCGGGTGTGTACGTTTTCGACCTCGGGCAAAACGTCACAGGCTGGGTCCGCTTGAAGCTGGCAGGCCGGCGCGGCCAGGCGATTCAACTGCGGCACGCGGAGATGCTCTCGGAAGACGGACACATCTATACCGAGAATCTCCGCACAGCCTCGCAGACGGACACGTATCACTGCCGCGGCGGCGGCGAGGAAGTCTTCGAGCCTGTTTTTACATATCACGGCTTCCAGTTCGTGGAGGTGAGCGGGCTCAGCCAGCGGCCGGCGTTGACGGATCTGGAAGCGTGCGCCGTGTGGACGTCTGCGCCCGAAGCGGGCGACCTGACGTGCAGCAACACGCTCTACAACCAGATTTTCAGCAACATTCGCTGGACCCAGCGTAACAACCTGATCGGCGTGCCGACGGACTGCCCGCAGCGCGATGAGCGGATGGGGTGGTCAGCCGACATCCAGGTATTCGCACAGACGGGCTGCTTCAACCAGGACCTCGCGGCCACCTTAACCAAGTGGCTGGACGACTTCTGCGACGCGCAAGCGGATGACGGGCGTTTGCCCGATTTTGCGCCGCACCCGTTCGACCCGAACCGCTGCTTCTCGGGCACGCCTGGCTGGGGGGATGCCGGGCCCATTGTCGCGTGGTGCTTGTATCGCAATTACGGCGACCGCGACATTCTGCGTCGGCTGTATGAGCCCACCCGGCGGTGGATCGAGTGGATCCACCGGATGAACCCGAACCTGCTCTGGCGCGAGGCGCGACATAACGACTACGGCGAATGGTTGAATGCAGACACTTTTCAGTTCGACCACCTGCCCAGTCAGGGCGCGGACATGCCGCGCGACGTGCTCGCGACCGCGTACTTCTTCCGTTCGACTGCGCTGCTGGCCGACATGGCGCAGGTGCTTGGCCGGGTGGAAGACGCGGAACGCTACCGCGGCTTGGCCGATCGCATCAAGGGGGCATTTAACGACGCGTACGTGAATCGCGAGGGGCGCATCGTCGGCGACACGCAGGCTGGCTACGCCATCGCGCTGTCGTTCGGGCTGCTTGCCGAGCCGTTGGAGAAGCGAGCATTTGATCATATGATCCGCCGATTCGACGATTACGACGGCCACCTTTCGACGGGTTTCATCGCCACCGTGCTGTTGATGAACGAACTGACGCGGCGCGGCCGGGCGGACCTGGCACACGAACTACTGAACAAGCGCACCTGCCCATCGTGGGGCTACAGCGTCGAGCAAGGCGCAACGACGGTCTGGGAACGGTGGGACGGCTTCGTTCGCGGCAAGGGATTCCAGGACCCCAACATGAACTCGTTCTGCCACTTCGCCATCGGCTCGGTGGGAGAATGGATGTATCGCAATGTCCTTGGCGTTGACGTCGACAATACGGCTGAGATCGGCCAACTGACGGTCATGCCCCGGCCGAGCCGGCATGTCACGTGGGCGCGGGGCTATCACCGCACGATACACGGGCGGGTTTCCGTTGACTGGGCAGTGCAGGGTGATCGGCTCACGCTCGAGGTTACGACGCCGGCGAATTGCGAAACCACCATTGGTATCCTGAGCAGCGACATGGACCGCGTGAGGGAAAGCGGGCGTACGCTTCGCGAGGCACCGGGTTTGACATTCATCGGGACGCGCGGCGCGTTTGCGCTCGTGCGGGGCGGGTCGGGAACGTATCGTTTCACTAGTGTGTGTGATCCGGCGTTGCTAGAAAGTGCCGATCAAACGGGCTGTGGGCTGGTCACCGGCAAGTCGGCGTCGGCCACCGCGTCGGCAGGTCTCACTGCTAGCGTGGAACAACGCCGACCAGGGGCGGTGCCCACGGCGACGGGTTGA
- a CDS encoding heparinase II/III family protein, translating into MTNEVNPEKAKRTEIVDKHLPPSVLFTCYLPDQHLEQALIAISKQRPRLFLPPERERRVKQHIRSDAMLGAFFETMRAQADAMLDLEPVEHQLEGRRLLDVSRQCLKRVVYLSLARRMTGEPQYGARAEEEMVAAAAFEDWNPSHFLDTAEMTTALAIGYDWLYHDLAQDAREKIRNAIIEKGLQASIGGNPRHMEWISGDSNWTQVCHASMVIGALAVGEDVPELAAQIITRALDNIGRPMAAYDPQGAYPEGPIYWGYGTNFNVLLLDALQSALGSLDMYIDITQHEGFMRTGDYMLHVTAATGDYFNYFDNSPDAELQSAQHWFALRFKNPGLLWHEKRLLERYVHADHDAADHHNRLDPFALIWAQPIDDLDPPKTLHWDSGGVNPIGTHRSAWTRDAVYLGIKGGRPRTAHGHMDIGSFVMESDGVRWAVDLGAQRYHALEAAGLSLWDLSQEGDRWEIFRLNNRSHNTLVVNDELQRVEGMAPIIHSSSNEQWAYTIINMTEVYEGQLVKAHRGGAMLHNYQIVIQDELTATDEAAHVRWGMVTQADVEITDAQHAILKQNGQTLGFDVLRPAEAEIQIYSMEPPAAYDVCNSGTRMIGFEATLAPNSEQRLVVLLTPGQTTPSKIAIKPLSKW; encoded by the coding sequence TTGACGAACGAGGTGAATCCCGAGAAGGCGAAGCGCACTGAAATCGTAGACAAACATTTACCTCCCTCCGTTCTGTTTACATGCTATTTACCAGACCAGCATTTGGAGCAAGCGTTGATTGCGATCTCCAAGCAGCGTCCCCGGCTGTTCCTCCCGCCGGAACGTGAAAGACGCGTGAAGCAACATATCCGCTCCGATGCCATGCTCGGCGCGTTCTTTGAAACAATGCGTGCCCAGGCTGACGCCATGCTTGACCTCGAGCCCGTCGAGCACCAGTTGGAGGGTCGGAGGCTGCTGGATGTGTCGAGGCAGTGTCTGAAGCGGGTGGTTTATCTTTCGTTGGCTCGTCGCATGACGGGCGAGCCGCAATATGGGGCGCGCGCGGAAGAAGAAATGGTCGCCGCTGCAGCATTCGAGGACTGGAACCCCAGCCACTTTCTCGACACCGCCGAGATGACGACCGCACTCGCCATCGGATATGACTGGCTGTACCACGATCTGGCGCAGGACGCGCGAGAGAAAATCCGAAATGCGATCATCGAAAAAGGCCTCCAAGCCTCCATCGGCGGCAATCCGCGTCACATGGAATGGATCAGCGGCGATTCCAACTGGACGCAGGTGTGCCATGCCAGCATGGTCATTGGCGCCTTGGCGGTGGGAGAGGACGTGCCGGAACTGGCCGCGCAGATCATCACGCGGGCGTTGGACAACATCGGACGACCAATGGCGGCGTACGATCCGCAGGGCGCTTACCCGGAAGGGCCGATCTACTGGGGGTACGGCACGAACTTCAACGTGCTCCTGCTCGACGCGCTTCAGTCCGCTCTTGGATCGCTCGATATGTATATCGACATCACTCAGCATGAAGGATTCATGCGGACTGGCGATTACATGCTGCACGTCACAGCTGCCACCGGGGACTACTTCAACTATTTCGACAACAGTCCGGACGCCGAACTTCAGTCGGCCCAGCATTGGTTCGCGTTGCGATTCAAGAACCCCGGCCTGCTCTGGCATGAAAAGCGACTCCTGGAGCGGTATGTGCACGCGGATCACGATGCGGCCGATCATCACAATCGCCTCGATCCGTTCGCACTTATCTGGGCGCAGCCGATCGACGATCTCGACCCGCCGAAGACGCTGCACTGGGACAGCGGAGGCGTGAACCCGATCGGGACTCACCGCAGTGCGTGGACTAGAGACGCGGTTTATCTCGGAATCAAGGGCGGCCGACCCAGAACGGCCCACGGACACATGGACATCGGCTCATTCGTCATGGAATCAGACGGCGTACGCTGGGCCGTCGATCTCGGCGCCCAACGCTACCACGCTCTTGAAGCGGCGGGTCTCAGCCTCTGGGACTTGAGTCAGGAAGGTGACCGATGGGAAATCTTTCGCCTGAACAATCGCAGCCATAATACGCTCGTGGTCAACGACGAACTGCAACGCGTCGAGGGCATGGCTCCGATCATCCATTCCTCGTCCAATGAGCAATGGGCCTACACCATCATAAACATGACCGAGGTGTATGAAGGTCAGTTGGTCAAAGCCCATCGTGGCGGGGCGATGCTCCACAATTACCAGATCGTCATTCAGGACGAACTCACCGCCACCGATGAAGCGGCACACGTGCGTTGGGGTATGGTGACCCAGGCGGATGTTGAAATCACGGACGCTCAGCACGCTATCCTGAAGCAGAACGGCCAAACGCTCGGCTTCGACGTGCTCAGACCGGCCGAGGCGGAAATCCAGATTTATTCGATGGAGCCGCCTGCGGCGTACGACGTATGCAACTCCGGAACGCGCATGATCGGATTCGAGGCCACACTGGCGCCAAATAGTGAGCAGCGTCTGGTGGTCTTATTGACGCCCGGCCAAACGACACCATCCAAGATTGCGATCAAGCCTTTGTCCAAGTGGTAA
- a CDS encoding type II secretion system protein, whose protein sequence is MDVSRRHTPTAGFTLIELLVVISIIALLVAILLPALQGARESARAIACASNQRQLAIAASVYATDTGYYPQQRYDDTPNTKMHYVPGQLARAGYLTSYDVWLCPSTERGRDYDHWYADSPHPSWPGGIPWPPDWALFSYGYNHDFFEPTRLWGFYQGNSAQYADRAPYPASTLDAAPKQLSQIAMFADAARTRLDSGEAMEASFLVDPIPQSQLRWRHPGHAMNVVFGDGHSKRLNHSDVWARGQNIRTYRPYFSAWNPMTP, encoded by the coding sequence ATGGATGTTTCCCGTCGACACACGCCCACAGCTGGCTTCACGCTCATTGAACTGCTCGTGGTGATTTCCATCATCGCCCTGCTGGTCGCCATCCTCTTGCCCGCCCTGCAAGGGGCACGCGAATCGGCCCGCGCCATCGCCTGCGCATCGAACCAACGTCAGCTTGCTATCGCCGCGAGCGTCTACGCGACGGACACCGGCTACTATCCGCAGCAACGATACGACGACACGCCGAATACCAAAATGCACTACGTGCCCGGGCAGCTGGCCCGCGCCGGCTATCTCACCAGCTACGATGTCTGGCTTTGCCCGTCCACCGAACGCGGGAGAGATTACGACCACTGGTACGCTGACAGCCCCCACCCCAGTTGGCCCGGCGGTATCCCCTGGCCGCCGGACTGGGCGCTGTTCAGCTACGGCTACAACCACGACTTCTTCGAACCCACTCGGCTGTGGGGCTTTTACCAAGGCAATTCGGCACAATACGCCGACCGGGCGCCTTACCCGGCCAGCACGCTCGATGCCGCGCCTAAGCAACTTTCGCAGATCGCCATGTTTGCCGACGCCGCCCGGACACGCCTCGACTCAGGCGAAGCCATGGAAGCCAGCTTCCTGGTCGATCCCATCCCCCAGTCGCAGTTGCGGTGGCGGCATCCCGGCCACGCCATGAACGTCGTCTTCGGCGACGGACACAGCAAACGGCTTAACCACAGTGACGTCTGGGCCCGAGGCCAGAACATACGAACCTACCGCCCCTACTTCTCCGCGTGGAACCCGATGACGCCGTGA
- a CDS encoding type II secretion system protein, producing MRFVQRCSRGKERYAFMRNFLYSRREVKRGFTLIELLVVISIIAVLIALLLPALSQAREMAKQMNCLSNLRTLGLAMNMYAMDHDGVVASGPWTGHWARQLQGYGSTSTALTSNNLSEGVWDCPAQDRPLTQPDYWPVTDIAFGESPNGPYHVNNRDIDGWEHPSRKIWLYGRGYPHPAEHAGAGYLDSHAAIVDRINLNKGVFQVWPHLP from the coding sequence ATGCGGTTTGTTCAGAGATGTTCGCGGGGGAAGGAGCGATACGCATTCATGAGGAATTTCTTATATAGCAGGCGAGAAGTGAAACGAGGATTTACCTTAATCGAGCTTCTTGTCGTAATTTCGATTATTGCTGTGTTGATCGCACTTTTGCTTCCCGCGCTGTCGCAGGCGAGGGAAATGGCCAAGCAGATGAACTGCCTGAGCAATCTTCGAACCCTTGGCTTGGCCATGAATATGTACGCCATGGACCACGACGGCGTCGTCGCTTCAGGCCCTTGGACCGGGCACTGGGCACGGCAACTGCAGGGCTACGGCAGTACGAGCACGGCTTTGACGAGCAACAACCTTAGCGAAGGCGTATGGGACTGCCCCGCACAGGATCGGCCGCTCACCCAGCCGGACTACTGGCCGGTGACTGATATCGCCTTCGGCGAGTCGCCCAATGGGCCGTACCACGTCAACAATCGCGACATCGACGGGTGGGAGCATCCATCCAGAAAAATCTGGCTTTATGGTCGCGGTTATCCGCACCCCGCTGAGCATGCGGGCGCTGGCTACCTCGACTCGCATGCCGCTATCGTCGACCGAATCAACCTGAACAAAGGCGTCTTTCAAGTGTGGCCACATCTGCCTTAG
- a CDS encoding PEP-CTERM sorting domain-containing protein: MNRHAALIAAVIAGSTSSAFGTVTWDFEDGTVQGWTSIVGSTTGSTATTPFVSSPSFDGSSDYALHHAPMGVSDLALTYQFDFSAEARPTLPTEGEFLRFDVYTPPAGGTSNNWWQDGSVRIWTTAASSPNNNNIHIIKGAFFDAIVGSTADANTTPQTIIFSIADAPTLAGQEITRIRFIGNKGEGPSNQQMFLDNITMVPEPGSMGLILAGSLLLVARRRRSLIGKA, translated from the coding sequence ATGAATCGACATGCTGCACTTATCGCCGCCGTGATTGCCGGCTCCACGTCAAGCGCCTTCGGCACCGTCACCTGGGACTTCGAAGATGGGACGGTGCAGGGGTGGACCTCTATTGTCGGCTCTACAACCGGGTCGACCGCCACCACGCCCTTTGTTTCCTCGCCGAGTTTCGACGGCAGCAGCGACTACGCACTTCACCACGCCCCCATGGGCGTCAGCGACCTCGCTTTGACCTACCAATTTGATTTCTCGGCGGAAGCGCGCCCCACGCTCCCCACCGAGGGTGAGTTTCTTCGGTTTGATGTCTACACGCCGCCGGCCGGCGGCACGAGCAACAACTGGTGGCAGGATGGTTCGGTGAGAATTTGGACCACCGCCGCCTCCTCCCCCAATAACAACAACATTCACATCATCAAAGGGGCGTTCTTCGACGCCATCGTGGGTAGTACAGCAGATGCTAATACTACGCCGCAGACCATAATCTTCAGTATTGCCGATGCACCCACCCTTGCTGGTCAGGAAATCACGCGTATCAGATTCATCGGAAACAAGGGTGAAGGCCCCTCGAACCAGCAGATGTTCCTCGACAACATCACGATGGTGCCTGAGCCGGGCAGCATGGGCCTCATCCTTGCCGGCAGCTTGCTGCTCGTCGCACGTCGCCGCCGCTCGCTAATCGGGAAAGCCTGA
- a CDS encoding PEP-CTERM sorting domain-containing protein (PEP-CTERM proteins occur, often in large numbers, in the proteomes of bacteria that also encode an exosortase, a predicted intramembrane cysteine proteinase. The presence of a PEP-CTERM domain at a protein's C-terminus predicts cleavage within the sorting domain, followed by covalent anchoring to some some component of the (usually Gram-negative) cell surface. Many PEP-CTERM proteins exhibit an unusual sequence composition that includes large numbers of potential glycosylation sites. Expression of one such protein has been shown restore the ability of a bacterium to form floc, a type of biofilm.): MLHPTKLSTHLPRHTLPVAAALLAVSFAVPAAHAAAFDSFEDFTGDSGDTINGFAGDNNSGEWAATINPSYSTVIVGDGTAYDGDNYWRIDGPAAGGQVHTTKALTNPVDIADGGSLSYVVRRTDLHQAQDDNAGIILELHMSDGSTSQSLNNLFNGTILGQALDVWYTHAFTFTIDDSTLNVNFTITNTEDENDVLTDTSFTRALNSDEHTQITGFRFYTWTTNHYVHDIDAIAVVPEPASLALLSLGGLAMLGRRRRQA; this comes from the coding sequence ATGCTGCACCCGACGAAACTGAGCACGCACCTGCCCCGTCACACGCTGCCCGTCGCGGCCGCCCTGCTCGCGGTCAGCTTCGCCGTACCGGCCGCCCATGCCGCCGCCTTCGACTCGTTCGAAGATTTCACCGGCGACTCGGGCGACACGATCAACGGCTTCGCCGGCGACAACAACAGCGGCGAATGGGCCGCGACGATCAATCCCAGCTATTCAACCGTCATCGTCGGTGACGGCACCGCCTACGACGGCGACAACTACTGGCGCATCGACGGCCCCGCCGCGGGCGGCCAGGTTCACACCACCAAGGCGCTGACCAATCCCGTTGATATCGCCGACGGCGGCTCGCTGTCCTACGTCGTCCGCCGAACCGACCTCCACCAGGCGCAAGACGACAACGCCGGCATCATTCTCGAACTTCACATGTCCGATGGCAGCACCAGTCAGTCGCTGAACAATTTGTTTAACGGCACGATCCTCGGACAGGCACTGGATGTGTGGTACACCCACGCCTTCACGTTCACGATCGATGACTCGACGCTGAACGTCAACTTCACGATCACCAACACGGAGGACGAAAACGACGTCCTGACCGACACCTCGTTCACCCGCGCTCTCAACAGTGACGAGCACACGCAGATCACGGGGTTCCGGTTCTATACGTGGACCACGAATCACTACGTACACGACATTGACGCCATCGCCGTGGTCCCCGAACCGGCTTCGCTGGCGCTGCTGAGCCTCGGCGGCCTCGCGATGCTCGGCCGACGTCGACGCCAGGCCTGA